The following proteins come from a genomic window of Lolium rigidum isolate FL_2022 chromosome 5, APGP_CSIRO_Lrig_0.1, whole genome shotgun sequence:
- the LOC124652379 gene encoding protein argonaute 16-like — translation MAAKTGGAVEVHKNDTVKRTAMARRGFGREGKPIRLLSNHFAVNLSGVDAVFYQYSVSIKSDDDTVIDGKGIGRKVIDKMLQTYSSELAGKDFAYDGEKCLFTVGPLPQNNFEFTVIMEETSSRAVGGSPGHGSPSLGDKKRAKRSHLPKQFVVGISYAAKIPLRSVALALQGSDSDHAQDALRVLDIVLRQQQAKRGCLLVRQSFFSDDSRNLVDLTGGVSGCRGLHSSFRTTRGGLSLNMDVSTTMIVTPGPVVNFLLTNQNVRDIRELDWLKAKRMLKNLRVRATHNNMEFKIIGLSDQPCYKQTFPMKVRNGSSEGQTVDITVEEYFKTKQVVLDKPYLPCLDVGKPKRPNYLPIELANLISLQRYTKALSSQQRTMLVEKSRQKPQDRMRVVTDALKSNRYDDDPIFSSCGIKIENQLTRVDGRVLSAPMLVVGNSEDCFPSRGRWNYNNKKLFEPVKIERWAIVNFSARCDMSRISRDLINCGRTKGIIIERPFSLVDEDSQARRCPPIERVERMFEKVKANLPGPPEFLLCVLPERKNCDIYGPWKKKNLHEMGIVTQCVVPSNKMNDQYFTNVLLKINAKLGGMNSKLAMEHRHMTPMVSKIPTLILGMDVSHGSPGRSDIPSIAAVVGSRCWPLISRYRASVRTQSPKVEMIDSLFKPLDDGKDDGIIRELLLDFYQTSDQRKPSQIIIFRDGVSESQFSQVLNLEVDQIMKAYQNMGQGPPPKITVIIAQKNHHTKLFQADAPDNVPPGTVVDSGIVHPKQYDFYMCPHAGPIGTSRPTHYHVLLDEIGFSPDDLQKLVLSLSYVYQRSTTAISVVAPVCYAHLAAAQMSQFMKFEEFADTSSGSGVPSSTATVPELPRLHADVCSSMFFC, via the exons ATGGCGGCTAAAACGGGTGGAGCTGTCGAAGTGCATAAGAATGACACTGTCAAACGCACAGCAATGGCAAGGCGTGGCTTTGGCCGTGAAGGGAAGCCCATTAGGTTGCTGTCAAACCACTTTGCTGTGAACCTTAGTGGGGTTGATGCGGTTTTCTACCAATACAGT GTTTCCATCAAATCTGATGATGATACGGTGATTGATGGCAAGGGTATTGGCCGGAAAGTCATTGATAAAATGCTGCAAACATACAGTTCTGAGCTTGCTGGGAAGGACTTTGCCTATGATGGTGAGAAATGTCTATTTACTGTTGGGCCTCTTCCACAGAACAACTTCGAGTTCACTGTTATCATGGAGGAAACATCTTCAAG GGCTGTTGGTGGAAGTCCTGGACATGGAAGCCCTAGTCTTGGTGACAAGAAACGAGCAAAGCGGTCACATCTTCCAAAACAGTTTGTAGTGGGTATAAGTTATGCAGCAAAGATCCCCCTCAGATCAGTTGCTTTGGCGCTTCAGGGAAGTGACTCGGATCATGCCCAGGATGCTCTGAGAGTCCTCGACATTGTTTTAAGGCAACAACAGGCTAAGCG AGGTTGCCTACTTGTTAGGCAATCATTTTTCAGTGATGACAGCAGAAACTTAGTTGATTTAACTGGTGGCGTCAGTGGATGTCGTGGACTGCATTCTAGTTTCCGTACTACCAGGGGTGGTTTATCTTTAAACATGG ATGTTTCAACCACTATGATTGTGACTCCTGGACCTGTTGTCAACTTCCTCCTTACAAATCAAAATGTCAGAGACATTAGAGAACTCGACTGGCTCAAG GCTAAGAGAATGTTGAAAAATCTGAGAGTTAGAGCTACGCACAACAACATGGAATTTAAGATCATTGGGCTTAGTGATCAACCATGCTATAAACAAAC ATTTCCTATGAAAGTTCGGAATGGGAGCAGTGAAGGTCAGACTGTTGATATTACTGTTGAGGAATACTTCAAAACCAAGCAGGTGGTTTTGGATAAACCTTATCTTCCATGTCTTGATGTGGGAAAACCAAAACGCCCGAATTATCTCCCAATTGAG CTGGCGAACTTGATATCACTTCAACGTTATACAAAGGCACTATCTTCTCAGCAAAGAACAATGTTGGTTGAAAAATCACGACAGAAACCTCAGGATCGCATGAGAGTTGTTACCGAT GCATTAAAAAGTAACAGATATGATGATGATCCAATCTTTTCTTCCTGTGGCATTAAAATTGAGAATCAGCTCACGCGTGTTGATGGTCGTGTTCTGTCTGCGCCAATG TTGGTTGTCGGAAATAGTGAAGATTGTTTTCCAAGCAGAGGCAGGTGGAATTATAATAACAAG AAATTATTTGAGCCTGTCAAGATTGAGCGTTGGGCAATTGTTAATTTCTCTGCTCGTTGTGACATGAGCCGGATCTCTAGAGATCTGATAAACTGTGGACGAACCAAAGGCATC ATTATTGAGCGCCCTTTCAGCCTTGTGGACGAGGATAGCCAAGCTAGGAGATGTCCTCCTATTGAAAGGGTTGAAAGGATGTTCGAAAAAGTTAAAGCAAACCTTCCTGGTCCTCCGGAATTTCTGCTTTGTGTTCTACCAGAGAGGAAGAATTGTGATATTTACG GTCCATGGAAGAAGAAAAATCTTCATGAGATGGGTATTGTCACTCAATGCGTTGTTCCTAGTAATAAGATGAATGATCAATACTTCACCAATGTTCTTCTAAAGATCAATGCTAAG CTTGGCGGAATGAACTCTAAACTGGCAATGGAGCATCGCCATATGACTCCAATGGTCAGTAAGATACCCACATTAATTCTGGGAATGGATGTTTCACATGGCTCTCCAGGTCGATCAGATATACCGTCAATAGCTGCT GTTGTTGGGTCCAGATGTTGGCCACTGATATCACGGTACAGGGCATCTGTCCGGACCCAGTCTCCAAAGGTAGAGATGATTGATTCTCTTTTTAAGCCACTGGATGATGGAAAGGATGATGGTATAATAAG GGAGCTTCTACTAGACTTCTACCAGACCAGTGATCAAAGAAAGCCGTCGCAGATAATCATTTTCAG GGACGGTGTGAGTGAGTCTCAGTTTAGCCAAGTACTGAATCTCGAGGTTGATCAAATAATGAAG GCTTACCAGAATATGGGTCAGGGGCCACCTCCAAAGATTACAGTTATCATTGCTCAAAAGAATCACCACACGAAGCTGTTCCAAGCTGATGCACCAGATAATGTTCCACCTG GTACTGTAGTGGACTCGGGTATTGTTCATCCAAAACAGTATGATTTCTACATGTGTCCTCATGCTGGACCTATA GGTACCTCAAGGCCCACCCATTATCATGTCTTGCTTGATGAGATTGGCTTCTCGCCAGATGACCTCCAAAAGCTAGTTCTCTCACTTTCCTATGT TTATCAGAGGAGCACCACTGCAATATCTGTGG TGGCACCTGTCTGTTACGCTCACCTTGCAGCAGCACAGATGAGCCAGTTCATGAAATTCGAGGAATTTGCTGATACTTCATCTGGGAGTGGTGTCCCGTCATCTACGGCGACTGTCCCTGAACTGCCGCGGTTACATGCTGATGTCTGCAGTTCGATGTTCTTTTGTTGA